DNA sequence from the Capsicum annuum cultivar UCD-10X-F1 unplaced genomic scaffold, UCD10Xv1.1 ctg35797, whole genome shotgun sequence genome:
AGTTGGTGTAAGAACCCAAACCAAGAAGGAGCCTCCCCTCCAAAGATGTTGAaacttaaatcaagaaacttaatcCAACGCAAGCGTGCCATTTCATGAGGTAAATTTCCATGGAAGTTGTTCCTTCCCAAGTCGAGAGAAGCAAGAAATGACAGGTTTCCAAAATCTTGTGGAATTCTTCCTATAAGAGCCATATTACAAATGTTCAAGGACTTGACTCGCTGGTGACGAGAGCCACAAGTGACTCCAACCCAATTGCAAACACAAGTAGCAGGAGACCAGCTTTCATCCAAGAAGTGAAAGGGATCCGAAATGATTTGGGATTTTAAAGAAAGAAGAGCTAATTGATCAGTGGTAGTGTTGCTTTGGGTCATGGCTGAACTAACCATAACATAGTGAAGCAAAAAAAGTAAAGAGGTgaatattttctccataattgCATAAATTAGTAGGAAAATGGTATGGCTAGTAACTTATGGTATTTGAGACTTTATATAGTGATAATTTTTAAGAATATCTTTTTTGGGATACTTTtcttttaaatccttttttgaaTATTGTTcactaat
Encoded proteins:
- the LOC124891455 gene encoding LRR receptor-like serine/threonine-protein kinase EFR; the encoded protein is MTQSNTTTDQLALLSLKSQIISDPFHFLDESWSPATCVCNWVGVTCGSRHQRVKSLNICNMALIGRIPQDFGNLSFLASLDLGRNNFHGNLPHEMARLRWIKFLDLSFNIFGGEAPSWFGFLHQLQVLSLKNNSFTGPLPSSFFNISKLEMLNLEFNSLESHIPVSLSNASKLERLDLSGNFLQGNIPKEIGNLHNLNWLAIQYNQLMGSVPFTVFNISRIEVISFTGNSLSGNLPNGLCNGPMADP